The following are from one region of the Candidatus Thermokryptus mobilis genome:
- the ubiE gene encoding bifunctional demethylmenaquinone methyltransferase/2-methoxy-6-polyprenyl-1,4-benzoquinol methylase UbiE → MTDKNSLQNVFVEKKAKQNYVREMFDAIAYRYDFLNHLLSFGLDFYWRWFAIRKLDLKGGEKIIDTACGTGDFSIMASKRNPSMIFGVDVSLNMLKIFRQKAMKKGIKKIHLVCASAENLPFKSEVFDVCLVAFGVRNFSDLETGLREIHRVLKNGGKIAVLEFSMPKQPFKLFYLFYFRRILPFIGKLFSKHENAYTYLPESVLRFPEGEEFAKILNNCGFKRIEIHRLTFGIVTLYIGVKN, encoded by the coding sequence ATGACTGATAAAAACTCGCTTCAAAATGTCTTCGTTGAAAAAAAAGCAAAGCAAAATTATGTCCGTGAGATGTTTGACGCAATTGCATATAGGTATGATTTTTTAAATCATCTTTTGAGCTTTGGGCTTGATTTTTATTGGCGATGGTTTGCGATTCGTAAGCTTGATCTAAAGGGTGGTGAAAAAATAATTGACACCGCTTGTGGAACTGGCGACTTTTCAATAATGGCTTCCAAAAGAAATCCGTCAATGATTTTCGGCGTTGATGTGTCTTTAAATATGCTTAAGATTTTTCGTCAAAAGGCGATGAAAAAAGGAATAAAGAAAATACATCTTGTCTGTGCTTCAGCTGAAAATTTGCCTTTTAAAAGCGAAGTGTTTGATGTTTGTCTTGTTGCTTTTGGAGTTAGAAATTTCTCCGATCTTGAAACAGGGCTTAGGGAAATTCACAGAGTGTTGAAAAACGGCGGGAAAATCGCTGTGCTTGAATTTTCTATGCCGAAACAACCATTTAAATTGTTTTATCTTTTTTACTTCCGAAGAATTCTCCCCTTTATCGGGAAACTTTTTTCAAAACATGAAAACGCTTACACTTACCTTCCTGAATCGGTTTTGAGATTCCCAGAGGGTGAGGAATTTGCAAAAATTTTAAATAATTGTGGATTTAAGCGAATTGAAATCCATCGCCTGACATTTGGCATCGTAACATTATATATCGGGGTCAAAAATTGA
- a CDS encoding isoprenyl transferase, whose amino-acid sequence MSDSSSKVSLKLSTDRKIQEELKRSGEIPTHIAIIMDGNGRWAKRRGLPRVAGHREGVKSVRDVVEACAQLGVKYLTLFAFSTENWRRPKEEIDTLMKLLIRTLRSETEKLHKNDIKLMAIGDIDSLPKEVRQELREAMEKTKNNKRMVLNLALSYSGRWEIIEAVKEIAKDVKRGKIKVEEIDDKLFSSYLNTAGIPDPDLLIRTSGELRISNFLLWQIAYTELYITDCLWPDFRRKHLYEAIRDYQRRERRFGMISEQIKKKGLNGNA is encoded by the coding sequence GTGAGTGACTCATCATCAAAGGTCTCGTTGAAGTTATCCACGGATAGAAAAATTCAAGAGGAGCTAAAGAGAAGTGGAGAAATTCCAACGCATATAGCAATTATAATGGACGGTAACGGGAGATGGGCTAAAAGGAGAGGGCTTCCGAGAGTTGCTGGACATAGAGAAGGTGTTAAGTCAGTTCGTGATGTCGTTGAGGCATGTGCTCAACTTGGGGTTAAATATCTCACTTTGTTTGCTTTCTCAACTGAGAATTGGCGAAGACCTAAAGAGGAAATTGACACACTGATGAAGCTTCTAATAAGGACGCTTCGCTCTGAGACGGAAAAACTTCATAAAAATGACATCAAACTCATGGCAATTGGTGATATTGATTCTCTTCCGAAGGAAGTTCGTCAAGAATTAAGGGAGGCGATGGAGAAGACAAAAAATAATAAAAGAATGGTTCTGAATTTGGCGTTAAGTTATAGTGGAAGATGGGAGATAATTGAAGCGGTGAAAGAGATCGCAAAGGATGTGAAGAGAGGTAAAATTAAAGTTGAGGAAATAGATGATAAACTTTTTTCAAGTTATCTTAATACAGCTGGAATTCCAGACCCCGACCTTTTGATTAGAACGAGTGGCGAGCTTAGAATAAGTAATTTTTTACTTTGGCAGATCGCATATACTGAACTTTACATCACTGATTGTCTTTGGCCTGATTTTAGGAGAAAGCATTTATATGAAGCGATACGAGATTATCAGCGAAGA